In Drosophila simulans strain w501 chromosome X, Prin_Dsim_3.1, whole genome shotgun sequence, one DNA window encodes the following:
- the LOC6739874 gene encoding ral GTPase-activating protein subunit beta isoform X9: MYSEWASLSAQITANSCGAQCFSVLNKFPASAGREVVVSVVKQLGTNLGITQNAEPSHLVKDEEVKWCMDVICFGLSLPLQEHETIKDCVNVYCEWLTALHPQPRISVPKPICEDANLYARQIINHFHNLFVPRQGEILPFLYQTTLGADTIKRQAVLCHRVLRTLQQTAQISQLMDRQTWDTLLLFLLAINEILLAPPTVKDDVGDQLCERVLSVLFEVWLLACVRSFPSPSMWKTLQESCAMWRHRVALVDQWNRVNLALTARLLEFSYGPAFPQLKNADEDGQLIPIGMSNDCVAQTWYRFLRMIGNPTALCSPHIISKSSHFVQWALTHEKGAETHQHPCLQQLPQIFLNAMKGISSQVDAFLGVYQPPPQQTDGVVTNLLEIRHSLNEATSSTLQQFIHSSSATNIANQQNQPAHHHHHLHYPHLHLHGAGSFLRDNFMSNSASSALNAIMGHHGGHHGHHHQQQQQQLQISASPTSSLTTGGSSAVGSTSAGGSHSAGVVGSISFGATESPGTGQASASATPTPPLQRRLAKSFSVAPTITQQKGLSKTSLIGLTGGGARNAISSSSTTNAGSTGTGSGEGSAPAPAPTTPTSTSGPPSASSSINSLPLTSMGAGVELAVARPKCNSILHVFHEWLFEAAHIGGDTWRQNRKKQACEASKRPSSMIMEHRKGSISLSQPNSLNDPQSLPPTLTIDKYESGRAEAIGTLCKIFCAKKTGEEILPVYLARFYMALQQCLKITESRECDETLASILLHSSDLFRLDLDGINVLLPGFIAALEIVLPDKDLKLKTQSMVFNRTELRRSAINILLSIMVLPLHYQTLPIRDLTCETSEKMFTFIQLKSRLMNILMNALQVETDAQNTHMLLGGLLLCVQDAVTFEETELGGGNANLSHNSSGVQHHDANLLSSDNAHALFVRATYLVCHRLISSWKTDLNVSLAALELLSGLARLHIRETDTLVKIYEASQNLTIISSDALECKRAVKWICDYICYQCSRPPPAHSKDLHSTIVAAFQCTAAWLMQHPYLLQDKDCLQTVLEVVELGISGTKSQSKGTDIPKFKDEKELKPASMRVRDAAENLLTIILEQVGYFPSECGPESISSLLDELALMKHCNSMVPAAAASSEQAIAKFKYFVTENSTILALLEEPLGNDQDPQPTVTLLIRGPFGRHAWTMQLRHLPRSKSGIKYHAINPGRPIPMNDVTQRLDSEQKNFPDGVDKVQPCVADYSIPTIEQMREQYGTAVIRELESLLENQSIHEKLAWAEADTSADSLSHAQECVPPTVCHEFHAARLFLSHFGFLGFETRNPQNPAEALGNPPQRPLIVLDTKSAAFAADLDRLDKLSARTHDSVYVFYVKSGQTSAQQIIANMGEESSASHDPHFASMLQTLGWPVQVSEHSGWTGFAHNSWSLKGTPEEQLKSTANELNYNGSQRVLYWADVSSEIAFVVPTTWNLRYNSDTCDSGSISSTDQIGSSNVWTRGEADSAAGLAKSKSRNLSLELDTNRRDVKEPVPPTRRKGNVTKPTLLAQAPAKIFLVWLESYEDYLNFPLEDLLAYTRTGEELQTQQLPRATDCHVIFVHSLLSGLLRVKLQGPPGRMSFATPLVDGMVLSRRVVGNLVRQTALNISRRRRLDNDNYQPPHVRRRLKVQDIVQKYKMDLSEADLLAHLFQRAI, from the exons ATGTACTCCGAGTGGGCCTCGCTGTCCGCCCAAATCACAGCCAACAGCTGCGGCGCCCAGTGCTTCAGTGTGCTGAACAAATTCCCCGCCTCCGCAGGACGCGAAGTGGTCGTCTCCGTGGTCAAGCAGCTGGGCACCAATCTGGGCATCACCCAGAATGCAGAGCCCAGTCACCTGGTCAAAGACGAAGAG GTAAAATGGTGCATGGACGTGATATGCTTCGGACTTTCGCTTCCTCTGCAGGAACACGAGACGATCAAGGACTGCGTGAATGTGTACTGCGAGTGGCTGACGGCGCTGCATCCGCAGCCCAGGATCAGTGTTCCGAAGCCGATATGCGAGGATGCCAATCTCTATGCGCGCCAGATCATCAACCACTTTCACAATCTGTTTGTGCCGCGCCAGGGCGAAA TCTTGCCATTTCTATACCAAACCACGCTTG GTGCAGATACAATTAAGCGGCAGGCAGTGCTCTGCCATCGGGTGCTACGAACTCTGCAGCAAACTGCCCAGATATCGCAGCTGATGGACCGGCAGACGTGGGACACGCTGCTACTCTTTCTGCTGGCTATCAATGAGATCCTGCTGGCGCCGCCCACCGTCAAGGACGATGTGGGCGATCAGCTGTGCGAGCGAGTGCTCTCCGTGCTCTTTGAGGTCTGGCTTCTGGCCTGCGTTCGCAGTTTTCCCTCGCCGTCGATGTGGAAGACGCTGCAGGAGTCGTGTGCCATGTGGCGGCACCGCGTGGCCCTCGTGGATCAATGGAATCGAGTAAACTTGGCCCTAACCGCTCGCCTGCTGGAGTTCAGCTATGGTCCTGCGTTTCCGCAGCTCAAGAATG CCGACGAGGATGGCCAGCTGATACCAATTGGAATGTCCAACGACTGTGTGGCCCAGACATGGTACCGCTTCCTGCGGATGATTGGCAATCCCACGGCGCTCTGTTCACCACATATCATCAGCAAATCATCGCACTTTGTGCAGTGGGCCTTGACCCATGAAAAGGGCGCCGAGACGCATCAGCATCCTTGCCTGCAACAACTGCCGCAGATCTTCCTCAATGCCATGAAGGGCATTTCCAGTCAAGTGGACGCTTTTCTAG GCGTTTAtcagccgccgccgcagcaaaCGGACGGTGTAGTGACGAATCTGCTGGAAATCCGGCACTCGCTCAACGAGGCCACCTCCTCGACCCTGCAGCAGTTCATCCACTCCAGTAGCGCCACGAATATTGCGAACCAGCAGAATCAGCCCgcccatcaccatcatcacctCCACTAtccgcatttgcatttacacGGCGCTGGTAGCTTTCTGCGCGACAATTTCATGAGCAACTCGGCCAGCTCCGCCCTGAACGCCATCATGGGTCACCATGGCGGCCACCATGGTcaccaccatcagcagcagcagcagcagctccagatCAGTGCCTCGCCCACCAGCAGCCTGACGACGGGCGGCAGCTCCGCCGTGGGCAGCACCAGTGCCGGAGGCAGTCACTCTGCCGGAGTCGTTGGCAGCATCTCCTTTGGCGCCACTGAATCGCCTGGCACGGGTCAGGCCTCCgcctctgccacgcccacaccgcCACTCCAGCGACGTCTGGCGAAAAGCTTCAGCGTAGCACCCACCATCACACAACAGAAGG GCTTGAGCAAGACCTCGCTTATTGGCCTCACCGGCGGTGGTGCACGCAACgcgatcagcagcagcagcaccaccaacgcCGGCAGCACGGGAACGGGATCGGGAGAGGGATCCGCTCCTGCTCCGGCGCCCACAACTCCCACGTCCACGTCGGGACCGCCGTCggcgagcagcagcatcaact CTCTGCCGCTGACTTCGATGGGAGCGGGTGTCGAGCTGGCCGTGGCCAGACCCAAGTGCAACAGCATTCTCCACGTATTCCACGAGTGGCTCTTCGAGGCGGCGCACATCGGAGGCGACACTTGGCGGCAAAATCGTAAAA AGCAAGCATGCGAGGCCAGTAAGCGGCCATCCTCGATGATAATGGAGCACCGCAAGGGATCGATATCGTTGTCGCAGCCCAACTCGCTGAACGACCCGCAATCGTTGCCACCCACGCTGACCATCGATAAGTATGAGTCCGGCCGAGCCGAGGCCATTGGAACGCTGTGCAAGATCTTCTGTGCGAAGAAGACGGGCGAGGAGATCCTGCCCGTCTATCTGGCCCGCTTCTACATGGCTTTGCAGCAGTGCCTGAAGATCACAGAGTCGCGGGAATGCGACGAGACGTTGGCCAGCATCCTGCTGCACTCGAGTGACCTGTTTCGCCTGGACCTGGATGGGATTAATGTGCTGCTGCCAGGTTTCATTGCCGCCTTGGAAATCGTACTGCCCGACAAGGACCTCAAGCTGAAGACCCAATCGATGGTCTTCAATCGCACCGAACTGCGTCGCTCGGCGATCAACATCCTGCTGTCCATTATGGTGCTGCCGTTGCACTACCAAACGCTGCCCATCCGGGATCTAACCTGCGAAACGAGCGAGAA AATGTTTACCTTCATCCAACTGAAGTCGCGGCTCATGAACATCCTGATGAATGCCCTGCAGGTGGAAACGGATGCCCAAAACACGCACATGCTACTGGGCGGCCTGCTGCTCTGCGTCCAGGACGCCGTCACCTTCGAGGAGACGGAACTGGGCGGCGGCAATGCCAATCTCTCGCACAACTCCAGTGGTGTGCAGCACCACGACGCCAATCTACTGAGTTCGG ATAACGCCCATGCCCTATTTGTGCGCGCCACGTATTTGGTCTGCCATCGACTGATCTCGTCGTGGAAGACGGATCTGAATGTTTCGCTGGCCGCCTTGGAGTTGCTGTCTGGCTTGGCCAGGTTACATATCCGGGAAACAG ACACCTTAGTGAAAATATACGAAGCTAGTCAGAATCTAACGATAATCTCCTCAGACGCTCTAGAGTGCAAGCGGGCCGTGAAGTGGATCTgtgactatatatgctaccAGTGCTCCCGTCCGCCGCCGGCGCACAGCAAGGATCTGCACAGCACCATTGTGGCGGCCTTTCAGTGCACCGCCGCCTGGCTGATGCAGCATCCCTATTTGCTGCAGGACAAGGATTGCCTGCAAACGGTCCTCGAGGTGGTGGAGCTGGGCATTTCGGGCACCAAGAGCCAGAGCAAGGGCACCGATATACCCAAGTTCAAGGACGAAAAGGAGCTAAAGCCCGCCTCGATGAGAGTGCGAGATGCTGCAGAGAATCTGCTGACCATTATCCTCGAGCAAGTGGGCTATTTCCCCAGCGAGTGCGGTCCAGAGTCCATATCCTCGCTATTGGATGAGCTGGCGCTCATGAAGCACTGTAACTCTATGGtgccggcggcggcggccagcAGTGAGCAGGCCATTGCCAAGTTTAAGTACTTCGTGACTGAGAACTCCACCATATTGGCACTGCTCGAGGAGCCGTTGGGCAATGACCAGGATCCCCAACCCACAGTGACTC TGCTCATTCGCGGCCCCTTTGGTCGACATGCCTGGACCATGCAGTTGCGTCATCTGCCTCGGAGTAAGTCTGGGATTAAGTACCATGCCATTAATCCTGGCAGGCCCATACCCATGAACGATGTGACGCAGCGACTGGATAGCGAGCAAAAGAACTTCCCCGACGGCGTGGACAAAGTGCAGCCTTGTGTGGCGGACTACTCCATACCCACCATCGAACAAATGCGCGAGCAATACGGCACTGCTGTCATACGAGAGCTGGAGTCATTACTGGAGAACCAGAGCATTCACGAGAAACTGGCCTGGGCGGAGGCGGACACCAGTGCGGATAGTTTGTCGCACGCACAGGAATGTGTGCCGCCAACGGTGTGCCACGAGTTCCATGCGGCGCGTCTCTTTCTCTCACACTTTGGTTTCCTGGGCTTCGAGACGCGGAATCCACAAAATCCAGCTGAGGCACTGGGCAATCCGCCACAGCGGCCGCTAATCGTGCTGGACACCAAGTCCGCAGCCTTCGCCGCCGATCTGGATCGATTGGATAAGCTGAGTGCGAGGACGCACGACAGCGTTTATGTTTTCTATGTGAAG AGTGGCCAAACAAGTGCCCAGCAGATTATCGCCAATATGGGTGAGGAATCGTCTGCCAGCCATGATCCTCACTTCGCCAGCATGCTGCAAACGCTGGGCTGGCCGGTTCAGGTTTCAGAACACTCTGGCTGGACGGGCTTTGCCCACAACTCGTGGTCACTCAAGGGAACGCCCGAGGAGCAGCTAAAGTCCACTGCCAACGAGCTGAACTACAATGGATCACAGCGGGTGCTCTACTGGGCGGATGTGTCATCGGAAATCGCCTTCGTGGTGCCCACGACGTGGAATCTGCGATACAATAGCGACACTTGCGATAGTGGAAGCATCTCGAGCACGGATCAGATTGGCTCCAGCAATGTCTGGACACGCGGAGAGGCCGACAGTGCGGCTGGCCTGGCAAAATCCAAGTCAAGGAATCTTAGCCTAGAACTCGACACGAATCGCAGGGATGTAAAGGAGCCAGTTCCGCCGACGCGGCGAAAAGGAAATGTGACGAAACCCACGCTATTGGCCCAGGCGCCGGCCAAGATCTTTCTGGTGTGGCTGGAGAGCTATGAGGATTACCTAAACTTTCCACTCGAGGATCTGCTAGCCTATACGCGCACTGGCGAGGAGCTGCAGACGCAGCAGTTGCCTCGCGCCACCGACTGTCACGTGATCTTCGTGCATTCGTTGCTCTCGGGACTTCTGAGAGTAAAGTTGCAAGGTCCACCGGGAAGGATGAGCTTTGCCACACCCCTGGTCGATGGCATGGTCCTGAGCCGGCGGGTAGTCGGAAATCTGGTGCGACAAACGGCATTGAACATATCACGCCGCCGGCGCCTGGACAATGATAA CTACCAACCGCCTCATGTGCGACGACGACTCAAGGTGCAGGACATTGTCCAGAAGTACAAAATGGATCTGAGCGAGGCCGATCTGCTGGCCCATCTGTTCCAGCGCGCAATTTAG
- the LOC6739874 gene encoding ral GTPase-activating protein subunit beta isoform X8, with amino-acid sequence MYSEWASLSAQITANSCGAQCFSVLNKFPASAGREVVVSVVKQLGTNLGITQNAEPSHLVKDEEVKWCMDVICFGLSLPLQEHETIKDCVNVYCEWLTALHPQPRISVPKPICEDANLYARQIINHFHNLFVPRQGEILPFLYQTTLGADTIKRQAVLCHRVLRTLQQTAQISQLMDRQTWDTLLLFLLAINEILLAPPTVKDDVGDQLCERVLSVLFEVWLLACVRSFPSPSMWKTLQESCAMWRHRVALVDQWNRVNLALTARLLEFSYGPAFPQLKNADEDGQLIPIGMSNDCVAQTWYRFLRMIGNPTALCSPHIISKSSHFVQWALTHEKGAETHQHPCLQQLPQIFLNAMKGISSQVDAFLGVYQPPPQQTDGVVTNLLEIRHSLNEATSSTLQQFIHSSSATNIANQQNQPAHHHHHLHYPHLHLHGAGSFLRDNFMSNSASSALNAIMGHHGGHHGHHHQQQQQQLQISASPTSSLTTGGSSAVGSTSAGGSHSAGVVGSISFGATESPGTGQASASATPTPPLQRRLAKSFSVAPTITQQKGLSKTSLIGLTGGGARNAISSSSTTNAGSTGTGSGEGSAPAPAPTTPTSTSGPPSASSSINSLPLTSMGAGVELAVARPKCNSILHVFHEWLFEAAHIGGDTWRQNRKKQACEASKRPSSMIMEHRKGSISLSQPNSLNDPQSLPPTLTIDKYESGRAEAIGTLCKIFCAKKTGEEILPVYLARFYMALQQCLKITESRECDETLASILLHSSDLFRLDLDGINVLLPGFIAALEIVLPDKDLKLKTQSMVFNRTELRRSAINILLSIMVLPLHYQTLPIRDLTCETSEKMFTFIQLKSRLMNILMNALQVETDAQNTHMLLGGLLLCVQDAVTFEETELGGGNANLSHNSSGVQHHDANLLSSDNAHALFVRATYLVCHRLISSWKTDLNVSLAALELLSGLARLHIRETARKFTNDTLVKIYEASQNLTIISSDALECKRAVKWICDYICYQCSRPPPAHSKDLHSTIVAAFQCTAAWLMQHPYLLQDKDCLQTVLEVVELGISGTKSQSKGTDIPKFKDEKELKPASMRVRDAAENLLTIILEQVGYFPSECGPESISSLLDELALMKHCNSMVPAAAASSEQAIAKFKYFVTENSTILALLEEPLGNDQDPQPTVTLLIRGPFGRHAWTMQLRHLPRSKSGIKYHAINPGRPIPMNDVTQRLDSEQKNFPDGVDKVQPCVADYSIPTIEQMREQYGTAVIRELESLLENQSIHEKLAWAEADTSADSLSHAQECVPPTVCHEFHAARLFLSHFGFLGFETRNPQNPAEALGNPPQRPLIVLDTKSAAFAADLDRLDKLSARTHDSVYVFYVKSGQTSAQQIIANMGEESSASHDPHFASMLQTLGWPVQVSEHSGWTGFAHNSWSLKGTPEEQLKSTANELNYNGSQRVLYWADVSSEIAFVVPTTWNLRYNSDTCDSGSISSTDQIGSSNVWTRGEADSAAGLAKSKSRNLSLELDTNRRDVKEPVPPTRRKGNVTKPTLLAQAPAKIFLVWLESYEDYLNFPLEDLLAYTRTGEELQTQQLPRATDCHVIFVHSLLSGLLRVKLQGPPGRMSFATPLVDGMVLSRRVVGNLVRQTALNISRRRRLDNDNYQPPHVRRRLKVQDIVQKYKMDLSEADLLAHLFQRAI; translated from the exons ATGTACTCCGAGTGGGCCTCGCTGTCCGCCCAAATCACAGCCAACAGCTGCGGCGCCCAGTGCTTCAGTGTGCTGAACAAATTCCCCGCCTCCGCAGGACGCGAAGTGGTCGTCTCCGTGGTCAAGCAGCTGGGCACCAATCTGGGCATCACCCAGAATGCAGAGCCCAGTCACCTGGTCAAAGACGAAGAG GTAAAATGGTGCATGGACGTGATATGCTTCGGACTTTCGCTTCCTCTGCAGGAACACGAGACGATCAAGGACTGCGTGAATGTGTACTGCGAGTGGCTGACGGCGCTGCATCCGCAGCCCAGGATCAGTGTTCCGAAGCCGATATGCGAGGATGCCAATCTCTATGCGCGCCAGATCATCAACCACTTTCACAATCTGTTTGTGCCGCGCCAGGGCGAAA TCTTGCCATTTCTATACCAAACCACGCTTG GTGCAGATACAATTAAGCGGCAGGCAGTGCTCTGCCATCGGGTGCTACGAACTCTGCAGCAAACTGCCCAGATATCGCAGCTGATGGACCGGCAGACGTGGGACACGCTGCTACTCTTTCTGCTGGCTATCAATGAGATCCTGCTGGCGCCGCCCACCGTCAAGGACGATGTGGGCGATCAGCTGTGCGAGCGAGTGCTCTCCGTGCTCTTTGAGGTCTGGCTTCTGGCCTGCGTTCGCAGTTTTCCCTCGCCGTCGATGTGGAAGACGCTGCAGGAGTCGTGTGCCATGTGGCGGCACCGCGTGGCCCTCGTGGATCAATGGAATCGAGTAAACTTGGCCCTAACCGCTCGCCTGCTGGAGTTCAGCTATGGTCCTGCGTTTCCGCAGCTCAAGAATG CCGACGAGGATGGCCAGCTGATACCAATTGGAATGTCCAACGACTGTGTGGCCCAGACATGGTACCGCTTCCTGCGGATGATTGGCAATCCCACGGCGCTCTGTTCACCACATATCATCAGCAAATCATCGCACTTTGTGCAGTGGGCCTTGACCCATGAAAAGGGCGCCGAGACGCATCAGCATCCTTGCCTGCAACAACTGCCGCAGATCTTCCTCAATGCCATGAAGGGCATTTCCAGTCAAGTGGACGCTTTTCTAG GCGTTTAtcagccgccgccgcagcaaaCGGACGGTGTAGTGACGAATCTGCTGGAAATCCGGCACTCGCTCAACGAGGCCACCTCCTCGACCCTGCAGCAGTTCATCCACTCCAGTAGCGCCACGAATATTGCGAACCAGCAGAATCAGCCCgcccatcaccatcatcacctCCACTAtccgcatttgcatttacacGGCGCTGGTAGCTTTCTGCGCGACAATTTCATGAGCAACTCGGCCAGCTCCGCCCTGAACGCCATCATGGGTCACCATGGCGGCCACCATGGTcaccaccatcagcagcagcagcagcagctccagatCAGTGCCTCGCCCACCAGCAGCCTGACGACGGGCGGCAGCTCCGCCGTGGGCAGCACCAGTGCCGGAGGCAGTCACTCTGCCGGAGTCGTTGGCAGCATCTCCTTTGGCGCCACTGAATCGCCTGGCACGGGTCAGGCCTCCgcctctgccacgcccacaccgcCACTCCAGCGACGTCTGGCGAAAAGCTTCAGCGTAGCACCCACCATCACACAACAGAAGG GCTTGAGCAAGACCTCGCTTATTGGCCTCACCGGCGGTGGTGCACGCAACgcgatcagcagcagcagcaccaccaacgcCGGCAGCACGGGAACGGGATCGGGAGAGGGATCCGCTCCTGCTCCGGCGCCCACAACTCCCACGTCCACGTCGGGACCGCCGTCggcgagcagcagcatcaact CTCTGCCGCTGACTTCGATGGGAGCGGGTGTCGAGCTGGCCGTGGCCAGACCCAAGTGCAACAGCATTCTCCACGTATTCCACGAGTGGCTCTTCGAGGCGGCGCACATCGGAGGCGACACTTGGCGGCAAAATCGTAAAA AGCAAGCATGCGAGGCCAGTAAGCGGCCATCCTCGATGATAATGGAGCACCGCAAGGGATCGATATCGTTGTCGCAGCCCAACTCGCTGAACGACCCGCAATCGTTGCCACCCACGCTGACCATCGATAAGTATGAGTCCGGCCGAGCCGAGGCCATTGGAACGCTGTGCAAGATCTTCTGTGCGAAGAAGACGGGCGAGGAGATCCTGCCCGTCTATCTGGCCCGCTTCTACATGGCTTTGCAGCAGTGCCTGAAGATCACAGAGTCGCGGGAATGCGACGAGACGTTGGCCAGCATCCTGCTGCACTCGAGTGACCTGTTTCGCCTGGACCTGGATGGGATTAATGTGCTGCTGCCAGGTTTCATTGCCGCCTTGGAAATCGTACTGCCCGACAAGGACCTCAAGCTGAAGACCCAATCGATGGTCTTCAATCGCACCGAACTGCGTCGCTCGGCGATCAACATCCTGCTGTCCATTATGGTGCTGCCGTTGCACTACCAAACGCTGCCCATCCGGGATCTAACCTGCGAAACGAGCGAGAA AATGTTTACCTTCATCCAACTGAAGTCGCGGCTCATGAACATCCTGATGAATGCCCTGCAGGTGGAAACGGATGCCCAAAACACGCACATGCTACTGGGCGGCCTGCTGCTCTGCGTCCAGGACGCCGTCACCTTCGAGGAGACGGAACTGGGCGGCGGCAATGCCAATCTCTCGCACAACTCCAGTGGTGTGCAGCACCACGACGCCAATCTACTGAGTTCGG ATAACGCCCATGCCCTATTTGTGCGCGCCACGTATTTGGTCTGCCATCGACTGATCTCGTCGTGGAAGACGGATCTGAATGTTTCGCTGGCCGCCTTGGAGTTGCTGTCTGGCTTGGCCAGGTTACATATCCGGGAAACAG CCAGGAAATTTACAAATG ACACCTTAGTGAAAATATACGAAGCTAGTCAGAATCTAACGATAATCTCCTCAGACGCTCTAGAGTGCAAGCGGGCCGTGAAGTGGATCTgtgactatatatgctaccAGTGCTCCCGTCCGCCGCCGGCGCACAGCAAGGATCTGCACAGCACCATTGTGGCGGCCTTTCAGTGCACCGCCGCCTGGCTGATGCAGCATCCCTATTTGCTGCAGGACAAGGATTGCCTGCAAACGGTCCTCGAGGTGGTGGAGCTGGGCATTTCGGGCACCAAGAGCCAGAGCAAGGGCACCGATATACCCAAGTTCAAGGACGAAAAGGAGCTAAAGCCCGCCTCGATGAGAGTGCGAGATGCTGCAGAGAATCTGCTGACCATTATCCTCGAGCAAGTGGGCTATTTCCCCAGCGAGTGCGGTCCAGAGTCCATATCCTCGCTATTGGATGAGCTGGCGCTCATGAAGCACTGTAACTCTATGGtgccggcggcggcggccagcAGTGAGCAGGCCATTGCCAAGTTTAAGTACTTCGTGACTGAGAACTCCACCATATTGGCACTGCTCGAGGAGCCGTTGGGCAATGACCAGGATCCCCAACCCACAGTGACTC TGCTCATTCGCGGCCCCTTTGGTCGACATGCCTGGACCATGCAGTTGCGTCATCTGCCTCGGAGTAAGTCTGGGATTAAGTACCATGCCATTAATCCTGGCAGGCCCATACCCATGAACGATGTGACGCAGCGACTGGATAGCGAGCAAAAGAACTTCCCCGACGGCGTGGACAAAGTGCAGCCTTGTGTGGCGGACTACTCCATACCCACCATCGAACAAATGCGCGAGCAATACGGCACTGCTGTCATACGAGAGCTGGAGTCATTACTGGAGAACCAGAGCATTCACGAGAAACTGGCCTGGGCGGAGGCGGACACCAGTGCGGATAGTTTGTCGCACGCACAGGAATGTGTGCCGCCAACGGTGTGCCACGAGTTCCATGCGGCGCGTCTCTTTCTCTCACACTTTGGTTTCCTGGGCTTCGAGACGCGGAATCCACAAAATCCAGCTGAGGCACTGGGCAATCCGCCACAGCGGCCGCTAATCGTGCTGGACACCAAGTCCGCAGCCTTCGCCGCCGATCTGGATCGATTGGATAAGCTGAGTGCGAGGACGCACGACAGCGTTTATGTTTTCTATGTGAAG AGTGGCCAAACAAGTGCCCAGCAGATTATCGCCAATATGGGTGAGGAATCGTCTGCCAGCCATGATCCTCACTTCGCCAGCATGCTGCAAACGCTGGGCTGGCCGGTTCAGGTTTCAGAACACTCTGGCTGGACGGGCTTTGCCCACAACTCGTGGTCACTCAAGGGAACGCCCGAGGAGCAGCTAAAGTCCACTGCCAACGAGCTGAACTACAATGGATCACAGCGGGTGCTCTACTGGGCGGATGTGTCATCGGAAATCGCCTTCGTGGTGCCCACGACGTGGAATCTGCGATACAATAGCGACACTTGCGATAGTGGAAGCATCTCGAGCACGGATCAGATTGGCTCCAGCAATGTCTGGACACGCGGAGAGGCCGACAGTGCGGCTGGCCTGGCAAAATCCAAGTCAAGGAATCTTAGCCTAGAACTCGACACGAATCGCAGGGATGTAAAGGAGCCAGTTCCGCCGACGCGGCGAAAAGGAAATGTGACGAAACCCACGCTATTGGCCCAGGCGCCGGCCAAGATCTTTCTGGTGTGGCTGGAGAGCTATGAGGATTACCTAAACTTTCCACTCGAGGATCTGCTAGCCTATACGCGCACTGGCGAGGAGCTGCAGACGCAGCAGTTGCCTCGCGCCACCGACTGTCACGTGATCTTCGTGCATTCGTTGCTCTCGGGACTTCTGAGAGTAAAGTTGCAAGGTCCACCGGGAAGGATGAGCTTTGCCACACCCCTGGTCGATGGCATGGTCCTGAGCCGGCGGGTAGTCGGAAATCTGGTGCGACAAACGGCATTGAACATATCACGCCGCCGGCGCCTGGACAATGATAA CTACCAACCGCCTCATGTGCGACGACGACTCAAGGTGCAGGACATTGTCCAGAAGTACAAAATGGATCTGAGCGAGGCCGATCTGCTGGCCCATCTGTTCCAGCGCGCAATTTAG